Proteins co-encoded in one Pocillopora verrucosa isolate sample1 chromosome 1, ASM3666991v2, whole genome shotgun sequence genomic window:
- the LOC131800210 gene encoding ficolin-2-like isoform X2 — protein sequence MLYFARCTLRHFKKGISFVDKSRSPLKVKEISTSVHVKISPWRMNMYLWIFNLVCSAVYGINRISEPDLKAVSFAEKIEGQKLNGSLMKEIDVDSESSCQLECVVEERCQSYNFGTLKGDSGKFRCQLIDSDRFVGFANFTEEENFIYRGIKSTCEDDPCKENEICVASYTSKTHYCKCIRDCPKSCLDYYQNGSTTDGVYWVYPDEEEPFQVLCDMTTDGGGWTTFQRRMDGSVDFYVDWESYKKGFGNLKGEFWLGNDYLHRLTASASMVFRIDMEDYEDDRRFAEYTTFVVADESDDYRVTIDGYRGTAGDALLSLNRPIRNMRFTTKDKDNDVQNNKNCALAYKGGWWYNYCHNANPNGLYKGGGNAQGITWESFRGQGYSLKRTEIKIRPA from the exons ATGCTCTACTTCGCAAGGTGTACACTTCGTCATTTCAAGAAAGGAATCAGCTTTGTAGATAAAT CCAGGTCGCCGCTCAAAGTCAAAGAAATTTCCACATCAGTTCACGTGAAAATCTCTCCATGGAGAATGAATATGTATCTGTGGATATTTAATCTCGTCTGTTCAGCTGTGTACGGCATAAACCGTATTTCAGAGCCAGATTTGAAAGCTGTTAGCTTTGCCGAAAAGATAGAAGGGCAAAAGCTGAACGGAAGCCTGATGAAAGAAATAGATGTGGATTCGGAAAGTTCCTGTCAGCTTGAATGTGTGGTTGAAGAGCGATGTCAGTCTTACAACTTTGGAACCCTAAAAGGCGACTCAGGGAAATTCAGATGCCAGCTAATCGACTCTGATCGATTTGTTGGATTTGCTAACTTTACCGAGGAGGAAAATTTCATTTACAGAGGAATAAAA AGCACCTGCGAAGATGACCCGtgcaaagaaaacgaaatatgTGTCGCAAGCTACACATCAAAAACTCACTACTGTAAGTGTATCAGAG ATTGCCCCAAGAGCTGTCTTGACTATTATCAAAATGGTTCCACAACTGACGGTGTGTACTGGGTTTACCCTGATGAAGAAGAACCCTTTCAAGTGctgtgtgacatgacaactgatggcGGAGGATGGACCACCTTTCAAAGACGCATGGATGGCTCAGTAGACTTTTATGTCGACTGGGAATCAtacaaaaaaggctttggaaatcTGAAAggcgagttttggctcggaAACGATTATCTTCACCGTCTGACTGCATCTGCCAGCATGGTGTTTCGAATTGATATGGAGGATTACGAAGACGACCGACGATTTGCCGAGTACACGACTTTCGTTGTGGCCGACGAAAGCGATGATTATCGGGTGACAATTGATGGATACCGAGGCACCGCAGGCGATGCATTGCTATCTCTCAATAGGCCTATCAG AAACATGAGATTTACAACCAAAGACAAAGATAACGACgttcaaaacaataaaaactgtGCGTTAGCCTATAAAGGTGGCTGGTGGTACAACTACTGCCATAACGCCAATCCAAATGGTTTGTATAAAGGCGGAGGTAACGCACAAGGTATTACGTGGGAGTCATTTCGAGGACAAGGATATTCTTTAAAGCGCACCGAGATCAAAATTCGACCAGCATGA
- the LOC131800210 gene encoding ficolin-2-like isoform X3: protein MSPLKVKEISTSVHVKISPWRMNMYLWIFNLVCSAVYGINRISEPDLKAVSFAEKIEGQKLNGSLMKEIDVDSESSCQLECVVEERCQSYNFGTLKGDSGKFRCQLIDSDRFVGFANFTEEENFIYRGIKSTCEDDPCKENEICVASYTSKTHYCKCIRDCPKSCLDYYQNGSTTDGVYWVYPDEEEPFQVLCDMTTDGGGWTTFQRRMDGSVDFYVDWESYKKGFGNLKGEFWLGNDYLHRLTASASMVFRIDMEDYEDDRRFAEYTTFVVADESDDYRVTIDGYRGTAGDALLSLNRPIRNMRFTTKDKDNDVQNNKNCALAYKGGWWYNYCHNANPNGLYKGGGNAQGITWESFRGQGYSLKRTEIKIRPA, encoded by the exons AT GTCGCCGCTCAAAGTCAAAGAAATTTCCACATCAGTTCACGTGAAAATCTCTCCATGGAGAATGAATATGTATCTGTGGATATTTAATCTCGTCTGTTCAGCTGTGTACGGCATAAACCGTATTTCAGAGCCAGATTTGAAAGCTGTTAGCTTTGCCGAAAAGATAGAAGGGCAAAAGCTGAACGGAAGCCTGATGAAAGAAATAGATGTGGATTCGGAAAGTTCCTGTCAGCTTGAATGTGTGGTTGAAGAGCGATGTCAGTCTTACAACTTTGGAACCCTAAAAGGCGACTCAGGGAAATTCAGATGCCAGCTAATCGACTCTGATCGATTTGTTGGATTTGCTAACTTTACCGAGGAGGAAAATTTCATTTACAGAGGAATAAAA AGCACCTGCGAAGATGACCCGtgcaaagaaaacgaaatatgTGTCGCAAGCTACACATCAAAAACTCACTACTGTAAGTGTATCAGAG ATTGCCCCAAGAGCTGTCTTGACTATTATCAAAATGGTTCCACAACTGACGGTGTGTACTGGGTTTACCCTGATGAAGAAGAACCCTTTCAAGTGctgtgtgacatgacaactgatggcGGAGGATGGACCACCTTTCAAAGACGCATGGATGGCTCAGTAGACTTTTATGTCGACTGGGAATCAtacaaaaaaggctttggaaatcTGAAAggcgagttttggctcggaAACGATTATCTTCACCGTCTGACTGCATCTGCCAGCATGGTGTTTCGAATTGATATGGAGGATTACGAAGACGACCGACGATTTGCCGAGTACACGACTTTCGTTGTGGCCGACGAAAGCGATGATTATCGGGTGACAATTGATGGATACCGAGGCACCGCAGGCGATGCATTGCTATCTCTCAATAGGCCTATCAG AAACATGAGATTTACAACCAAAGACAAAGATAACGACgttcaaaacaataaaaactgtGCGTTAGCCTATAAAGGTGGCTGGTGGTACAACTACTGCCATAACGCCAATCCAAATGGTTTGTATAAAGGCGGAGGTAACGCACAAGGTATTACGTGGGAGTCATTTCGAGGACAAGGATATTCTTTAAAGCGCACCGAGATCAAAATTCGACCAGCATGA
- the LOC131800210 gene encoding ficolin-2-like isoform X1: protein MNSDITSSGSVFPFMQLIIYNNYPLYLGSPLKVKEISTSVHVKISPWRMNMYLWIFNLVCSAVYGINRISEPDLKAVSFAEKIEGQKLNGSLMKEIDVDSESSCQLECVVEERCQSYNFGTLKGDSGKFRCQLIDSDRFVGFANFTEEENFIYRGIKSTCEDDPCKENEICVASYTSKTHYCKCIRDCPKSCLDYYQNGSTTDGVYWVYPDEEEPFQVLCDMTTDGGGWTTFQRRMDGSVDFYVDWESYKKGFGNLKGEFWLGNDYLHRLTASASMVFRIDMEDYEDDRRFAEYTTFVVADESDDYRVTIDGYRGTAGDALLSLNRPIRNMRFTTKDKDNDVQNNKNCALAYKGGWWYNYCHNANPNGLYKGGGNAQGITWESFRGQGYSLKRTEIKIRPA from the exons ATGAATAGTGATATCACAAGTTCAGGGAGTGTATTTCCTTTTATGCAATTGATAATTTACAACAACTATCCACTCTACCTGGG GTCGCCGCTCAAAGTCAAAGAAATTTCCACATCAGTTCACGTGAAAATCTCTCCATGGAGAATGAATATGTATCTGTGGATATTTAATCTCGTCTGTTCAGCTGTGTACGGCATAAACCGTATTTCAGAGCCAGATTTGAAAGCTGTTAGCTTTGCCGAAAAGATAGAAGGGCAAAAGCTGAACGGAAGCCTGATGAAAGAAATAGATGTGGATTCGGAAAGTTCCTGTCAGCTTGAATGTGTGGTTGAAGAGCGATGTCAGTCTTACAACTTTGGAACCCTAAAAGGCGACTCAGGGAAATTCAGATGCCAGCTAATCGACTCTGATCGATTTGTTGGATTTGCTAACTTTACCGAGGAGGAAAATTTCATTTACAGAGGAATAAAA AGCACCTGCGAAGATGACCCGtgcaaagaaaacgaaatatgTGTCGCAAGCTACACATCAAAAACTCACTACTGTAAGTGTATCAGAG ATTGCCCCAAGAGCTGTCTTGACTATTATCAAAATGGTTCCACAACTGACGGTGTGTACTGGGTTTACCCTGATGAAGAAGAACCCTTTCAAGTGctgtgtgacatgacaactgatggcGGAGGATGGACCACCTTTCAAAGACGCATGGATGGCTCAGTAGACTTTTATGTCGACTGGGAATCAtacaaaaaaggctttggaaatcTGAAAggcgagttttggctcggaAACGATTATCTTCACCGTCTGACTGCATCTGCCAGCATGGTGTTTCGAATTGATATGGAGGATTACGAAGACGACCGACGATTTGCCGAGTACACGACTTTCGTTGTGGCCGACGAAAGCGATGATTATCGGGTGACAATTGATGGATACCGAGGCACCGCAGGCGATGCATTGCTATCTCTCAATAGGCCTATCAG AAACATGAGATTTACAACCAAAGACAAAGATAACGACgttcaaaacaataaaaactgtGCGTTAGCCTATAAAGGTGGCTGGTGGTACAACTACTGCCATAACGCCAATCCAAATGGTTTGTATAAAGGCGGAGGTAACGCACAAGGTATTACGTGGGAGTCATTTCGAGGACAAGGATATTCTTTAAAGCGCACCGAGATCAAAATTCGACCAGCATGA